From the genome of Mugil cephalus isolate CIBA_MC_2020 chromosome 2, CIBA_Mcephalus_1.1, whole genome shotgun sequence, one region includes:
- the r3hcc1l gene encoding coiled-coil domain-containing protein R3HCC1L yields MEVEQPKEDCPPTQSTSPPPAQPKKPSQALYVPKQRAQSSKDKAQSQGEVKPKPRPRYTDKARKNAKNKKDKAGGGGDKAVTDGGQTCNSEARPDAKEGTLEDGEVVGNGQLDLAKVEAEGTSQVDATSPEEERGEEESWDTMFNDDGDCLDPHLLEELSLKEGRKKESIQEPRFNYYNMDSDEDDDVDLSEDELSHIVEIYDFPTDFKTEDLLKLFQCYQKGGFDIKWVDDTHALGLFSSPVAAREVLRSKHQLMKVRPLSKSSSATRAKARSCSDYLLPAKERPQTSAILARKLVIGALGVKSNLTKEQREAERKKLQDAREQKRLAAKQKEDAWEGN; encoded by the exons ATGGAGGTGGAACAACCAAAGGAAGACTGTCCTCCAACCCAGTCAacatctccacctccagctcagCCCAAGAAGCCAAGTCAGGCTCTGTACGTCCCCAAACAACGAGCCCAGTCCTCCAAAGACAAAGCCCAGAGTCAAGGAGAAGTTAAGCCAAAACCCCGGCCTCGGTACACGGACAAGGCACGAAAGAATGCCAAGAACAAGAAGGACaaggccggaggaggaggagacaaggcAGTGACCGATGGAGGGCAGACATGCAACAGTGAAGCCAGGCCTGATGCAAAGGAGGGGACATTAGAGGATGGAGAGGTGGTGGGTAATGGGCAGCTTGACCTAGCCAAGGTGGAAGCAGAGGGTACCTCACAGGTGGATGCAACATCCCCCgaggaagaaaggggagaagaggagagttGGGACACCATGTTCAATGATGACGGAGACTGTCTGGATCCACATTTGCTCGAAGAG CTTTCTCTGAAGGAGGGTCGAAAGAAGGAGTCAATCCAGGAGCCCAGGTTTAATTACTACAACATGGACAgtgatgaggatgatgacgTTGACCTCAGCGAGGATGAACTTTCACATATTGTAGAGATCTACGACTTTCCTACAGATTTCAAGACAGAAGACCTTCTGAAGTTGTTTCAGTGCTACCA AAAAGGGGGCTTTGACATCAAGTGGGTAGATGACACACACGCCCTGGGCCTCTTCTCAAGTCCTGTAGCAG CCCGTGAAGTTCTTAGGTCCAAACATCAGCTGATGAAGGTGCGACCACTCTCCAAATCCTCCTCCGCCACGAGGGCCAAAGCTCGCAGCTGTTCAG ACTACCTCCTGCCTGCCAAAGAGAGACCTCAGACAAGTGCAATACTGGCTCGGAAGCTTGTGATCGGGGCCCTCGGTGTGAAGAGCAACCTCACAAAGGAGCAACgcgaggcagagaggaagaaactCCAGGATGCCAGAG AACAAAAGCGCCTGGCTGCCAAGCAGAAGGAAGATGCTTGGGAGGGCAACTGA
- the crtac1a gene encoding cartilage acidic protein 1a isoform X1, whose translation MWRSGLLIFLVTLWRQSHAQGTDPVFQVITQTILPPDPLHNPTQLNYGMAVTDVDGDGDLEVVVAGYNGPNLVLKYSSTQKRLENIAIDDINSPFYALRDTAGNAIGVTACDVDGDGREEIYFLNTNNAYSGRATYSDKLFKFRNGRFEDLLSDEVNANVANRMAGRSVACVDRKGTGRYSIYVANYASGNVGPHALLEMDETASDVTQGVVALSDVAATAGVNKFTGGRGVVVGPILSQYNSDVFCDNENGPNFLFKNKGDGTFTDMAAQAGVEDRYQHGRGVALADFNGDGKTDIVYGNWNGPHRLYLQTDNSQFRNIATGGFASASPIRTVIAADFDNDKELDVFFNNIAYRGNAPNRIFRVSRRANADPLIQELNVGDAAEPQGRGTGGTVTDLDGDGQLDLLLAHGESAQQPISVFKVTQGSSNNWLRVIPRTQFGSFARGAKVTAFTNKSGAHTRIIDGGSGYLCEMEPVAHFGLGSDEVKVLEVSWPDGTTFTRALQAGEMNSVVEVVYPKPGEVSVLANDTQCGNGFTVKNGRCAAPFFASFRSTASAIEASYFKTLFLQCVLVLSAVTDPR comes from the exons ATGTGGCGTTCAGGCTTGCTGATTTTCTTGGTTACACTGTGGCGTCAGTCCCATGCCCAGGGCACTGATCCCGTGTTTCAGGTTATAACACAGACAATCCTTCCTCCAGACCCTTTGCACAATCCCACACAACTCAACTATGGGATGGCTGTGACAGATGTGGATGGTGACGGTGACCTAGAAGTGGTGGTGGCAGG gtaCAACGGGCCAAACTTGGTGTTGAAGTACAGCAGCACTCAAAAGAGGCTGGAAAACATCGCCATTGATGACATTAACTCCCCGTTCTATGCACTGAGGGACACAGCAGGAAATGCTATTGGAGTGACCGCCTGCGATGTTGACGGGGATGGACGTGAGGAGATCTACTTCCTCAATACTAATAATGCCTATTCTG GACGTGCAACTTATTCGGACAAGCTCTTCAAGTTTCGTAATGGTCGCTTTGAGGATCTGCTCAGTGACGAGGTCAATGCCAATGTTGCTAATCGTATGGCTGGACGTTCGGTTGCATGTGTCGACAGGAAG gGAACTGGACGCTACTCAATCTACGTGGCCAACTATGCCAGTGGAAATGTCGGGCCCCACGCTCTCCTAGAAATGGACGAGACTGCCAGCGATGTGACCCAGGGCGTCGTCGCTCTGTCTGATGTGGCTGCCACCGCGGGGGTGAACAAGTTTACAG GTGGTCGTGGTGTGGTCGTTGGACCGATCCTGAGCCAGTACAACTCGGATGTGTTCTGTGACAATGAGAACGGACCAAACTTCCTGTTCAAGAACAAAGGAGATGGGACTTTTACTGACATGGCTGCACAGGCAG GTGTGGAGGACCGATACCAGCACGGCAGAGGTGTAGCTCTGGCTGACTTCAACGGAGACGGAAAGACAGACATTGTCTACGGCAACTGGAACGGCCCACACAGACTTTACCTGCAGACGGACAACTCCCAGTTCAGG aaTATCGCTACTGGAGGATTTGCCAGCGCTTCACCTATTCGTACGGTCATCGCTGCCGACTTTGATAATGACAAGGAGCTGGACGTGTTCTTCAACAATATTGCATACAGAGGAAATGCTCCTAACAGGATATTCAG GGTGTCAAGGAGAGCGAATGCAGACCCTCTGATCCAGGAGCTTAATGTGGGAGACGCTGCAGAGCCACAGGGGAGAGGGACAG GTGGCACTGTCACAGACTTGGATGGGGACGGACAGCTGGATCTGCTGCTGGCACACGGAGAGAGCGCTCAGCAGCCAATCTCTGTCTTCAAGGTCacgcag GGCTCGTCCAATAACTGGCTGCGCGTCATTCCTCGCACCCAGTTCGGTTCTTTTGCCCGGGGGGCTAAGGTGACAGCCTTCACCAATAAGAGCGGAGCTCACACACGCATCATTGACGGGGGCTCAGGGTACCTGTGTGAGATGGAGCCTGTCGCCCACTTCGGCTTGG GAAGTGACGAGGTGAAGGTGTTGGAGGTGTCCTGGCCAGACGGCACCACCTTCACCCGAGCTCTTCAGGCTGGTGAAATGAACTCTGTGGTGGAAGTGGTCTACCCAAAACCAGGGGAAGTGTCTGTGCTTGCCAATGACACACAG tgtggcAACGGCTTTACTGTGAAGAATGGTCGCTGTGCAG CTCCATTCTTTGCAAGCTTTCGCTCGACGGCCTCCGCGATTGAAGCCTCCTATTTTAAGACACTTTTTCTGCAGTGTGTCTTGGTGCTATCTGCTGTGACAGATCCGAGGTGA
- the crtac1a gene encoding cartilage acidic protein 1a isoform X2, translating into MWRSGLLIFLVTLWRQSHAQGTDPVFQVITQTILPPDPLHNPTQLNYGMAVTDVDGDGDLEVVVAGYNGPNLVLKYSSTQKRLENIAIDDINSPFYALRDTAGNAIGVTACDVDGDGREEIYFLNTNNAYSGRATYSDKLFKFRNGRFEDLLSDEVNANVANRMAGRSVACVDRKGTGRYSIYVANYASGNVGPHALLEMDETASDVTQGVVALSDVAATAGVNKFTGGRGVVVGPILSQYNSDVFCDNENGPNFLFKNKGDGTFTDMAAQAGVEDRYQHGRGVALADFNGDGKTDIVYGNWNGPHRLYLQTDNSQFRNIATGGFASASPIRTVIAADFDNDKELDVFFNNIAYRGNAPNRIFRVSRRANADPLIQELNVGDAAEPQGRGTGGTVTDLDGDGQLDLLLAHGESAQQPISVFKVTQGSSNNWLRVIPRTQFGSFARGAKVTAFTNKSGAHTRIIDGGSGYLCEMEPVAHFGLGSDEVKVLEVSWPDGTTFTRALQAGEMNSVVEVVYPKPGEVSVLANDTQCGNGFTVKNGRCAGL; encoded by the exons ATGTGGCGTTCAGGCTTGCTGATTTTCTTGGTTACACTGTGGCGTCAGTCCCATGCCCAGGGCACTGATCCCGTGTTTCAGGTTATAACACAGACAATCCTTCCTCCAGACCCTTTGCACAATCCCACACAACTCAACTATGGGATGGCTGTGACAGATGTGGATGGTGACGGTGACCTAGAAGTGGTGGTGGCAGG gtaCAACGGGCCAAACTTGGTGTTGAAGTACAGCAGCACTCAAAAGAGGCTGGAAAACATCGCCATTGATGACATTAACTCCCCGTTCTATGCACTGAGGGACACAGCAGGAAATGCTATTGGAGTGACCGCCTGCGATGTTGACGGGGATGGACGTGAGGAGATCTACTTCCTCAATACTAATAATGCCTATTCTG GACGTGCAACTTATTCGGACAAGCTCTTCAAGTTTCGTAATGGTCGCTTTGAGGATCTGCTCAGTGACGAGGTCAATGCCAATGTTGCTAATCGTATGGCTGGACGTTCGGTTGCATGTGTCGACAGGAAG gGAACTGGACGCTACTCAATCTACGTGGCCAACTATGCCAGTGGAAATGTCGGGCCCCACGCTCTCCTAGAAATGGACGAGACTGCCAGCGATGTGACCCAGGGCGTCGTCGCTCTGTCTGATGTGGCTGCCACCGCGGGGGTGAACAAGTTTACAG GTGGTCGTGGTGTGGTCGTTGGACCGATCCTGAGCCAGTACAACTCGGATGTGTTCTGTGACAATGAGAACGGACCAAACTTCCTGTTCAAGAACAAAGGAGATGGGACTTTTACTGACATGGCTGCACAGGCAG GTGTGGAGGACCGATACCAGCACGGCAGAGGTGTAGCTCTGGCTGACTTCAACGGAGACGGAAAGACAGACATTGTCTACGGCAACTGGAACGGCCCACACAGACTTTACCTGCAGACGGACAACTCCCAGTTCAGG aaTATCGCTACTGGAGGATTTGCCAGCGCTTCACCTATTCGTACGGTCATCGCTGCCGACTTTGATAATGACAAGGAGCTGGACGTGTTCTTCAACAATATTGCATACAGAGGAAATGCTCCTAACAGGATATTCAG GGTGTCAAGGAGAGCGAATGCAGACCCTCTGATCCAGGAGCTTAATGTGGGAGACGCTGCAGAGCCACAGGGGAGAGGGACAG GTGGCACTGTCACAGACTTGGATGGGGACGGACAGCTGGATCTGCTGCTGGCACACGGAGAGAGCGCTCAGCAGCCAATCTCTGTCTTCAAGGTCacgcag GGCTCGTCCAATAACTGGCTGCGCGTCATTCCTCGCACCCAGTTCGGTTCTTTTGCCCGGGGGGCTAAGGTGACAGCCTTCACCAATAAGAGCGGAGCTCACACACGCATCATTGACGGGGGCTCAGGGTACCTGTGTGAGATGGAGCCTGTCGCCCACTTCGGCTTGG GAAGTGACGAGGTGAAGGTGTTGGAGGTGTCCTGGCCAGACGGCACCACCTTCACCCGAGCTCTTCAGGCTGGTGAAATGAACTCTGTGGTGGAAGTGGTCTACCCAAAACCAGGGGAAGTGTCTGTGCTTGCCAATGACACACAG tgtggcAACGGCTTTACTGTGAAGAATGGTCGCTGTGCAG GTCTTTGA